tggagggggGGAAAGGCGGAACAAACCGGTGTGCTCGGATACATGCTGTAGCTGCTCGCCCGCACTGCAGATTAACTCTTACCGTGCCGGGAGATGCAGCGACAGACCTGGTGAGTGAGATTTTTTGGATTATTTCCCCCCTTAACTGTTTGCACATGGCTCCCTTTTGTTTTCAGCGGAGAAGGGAATGTGGCGGTGCGGACAGGTAGACGGGCTGATGCAGGTACTGAGGGTCTCTCGgagcttcacacacacactcctctccTCACACACACCGGATGGCTTCACTTTAACGTTCAGAAGCTCGTCTGTTCCGGAGCTGTCCGCCGCTCAGGTGCTGAATCCGATCGTCATCTGCAGGCAGCTGCGAATCACTGCAATGCAATGTCTCTGCCGGGAAGTGCTGTCCTCCTGGTCGCGATCCTCCCACTGTCCTGGACCTGTTAGGAGAAGCCTCCAACAGCGAGCTAACTAGAACATGGTGATATTCTCAACACAAATGCAATGTTCCCGCTGTGTTCCCCTTTGTACTGAGCAGTGAGGACACCTACTTTCtatcttcttcatcttcctcatTTTCTGAAAGAATCTATCTGTGGATCGCTATCTGATCACATCTGCTCTCCCTCAGTGTCTGAGAACAAGTGTCACCTCCATCCTGAAAGTTCTCTCCCTCCTCAGCCATTATCTGATTAATAATGAATGAACAGGactcctctctcctccagcTTTTGTGCTGGAGCCGAGCTCCATCTCTTTGTAGCCAGGCTGAACCGCTCATAGCCAAGCATGATGCTGTAGCAGCCAAGGAATGTGGGATTCCCTCTCTAAACACTGGTAGCATTGCCCAGCTGAGGGGCATAATCTGCTGGACTGGAGCGGTGCCATGGCTCACAGGCGGCAGTGCAGCCCTCCAAAGTGTGCTGCTGTgcctttaaatttaaattatgcAAACTTTACTTCTCTGATCTTCTTTGAAATAGTCTTTGAGGGTGTAGATGAAGTTACCCTCGCTGTCACCAGGCAGTGTGTGGAGAGAAGAGTGCAGTCCCACGAGGAGCATCTCCATGATGTCATCATTAATGTGTGCAACCTTGAATATTGTTCGCTGATTCAAAGGAATCCTCTCCTAAGTCTTCCCTTTACTCAGGAAAGCACATATATATATGAGGCATGCTTTATTCATAGATGAGTTCTGTTTCTGCAAAATGAGATGAAAGTACAGGAGTggcagtgagagagagaagaagggaaGGCGATGAGGGAGGTTGATGGTAAGGGGTGATGTATTCACACTCCTCACGAAGGACATCCACATAACCTTCAAGTAAAACGCAGCAGGCTTTGATCCCCCTGCATGATTATGGTGCTGTACATGCATACGCACACATTCACTCTCACCGCGACATCCCACTGATGTCACTGTAAAATGTCTGGGTTCACCTGACATCCTGGTGTGaacacactgttccactgagaTAATGACCCCCAGCGGTCAAGCAGGAAGCTGTTCACTTTCTCAAGACAAACAGAACATGTGTCCAATTCAGAGTGAATTCTGCTGTTAATCAGGCTGAAGTTAGCAGAGTCCCCAGAGTAGAAACTAACCCTTTGGTGTCTTTGTTGGATCAAAGGCAGAAATCCCTCTCAGATGTAACGACATTCTCACACTTCACCGGTCAGAGAAGGAGGCTTAGTGGTCCTCAGCCACATGACTGCAGTTAGAGGATGACAGATGGAAAAGGTGTGAGACGGAATTCAGACTGTGGCTCTTTTGTGACACATTCCCTCTATCCATTCTATGTTCCTAGAAATGACTTCTTACACCATACTGTAACTTTTATAAAATGCACACACTGTTTTGCCCTTAACTggtttattactttttttcagGGAAGGACTGGTCAGAGGTTCTCCTGACCGAAGCTCAAAAAACAACTGCTCAGCCTACAGTCACTCTCCGTAGGGCTCGCGAGACCACCTCCTAAATTCAGCTCATTCCTCAACCTGCCAGGCAGAGTGTGTGGACTGAGGCCAGACACTGTAGAGACAGGAAGAAACACAGGGATGCACACCGAAGAAGCTGAGTGAGGAACATTATGTCTCTTCTACAACAAGGGAAAAGCTGCACACAACTCTAGAAGAGTCTGAGCTCTGAAAACCACCCAGTATGACCCAGTACTTCCCAACACATGGTGACAGGGGCTGAATCTGGCCACATATTCCTGGGCCTGCATGCAggtatatgtgtgtttgttctgagAGTGTTACACCTCAGCAGGGAACGAGTGGCCTCCTTTCCAGCTTAGACGGGGGTGTTGTAGTGTGCGTCCTTTGTGTTCCGGATGCAGAACATCCTCGATCAGAATTTAGACATGGCCACAGCTCTACTCGCAGGCGAGAAGCTGAAGGAGCTGATCCTGCCGGGCTCATCTCAGGATGAGAGGGGTGGAGCGCTGGCTGGCCTCATGGTGCAGCTCAAACTGGAGCTGCCCTTTGATCGTGTTGTTACTATAGGGACGGTCATCATCCCCATCCTGCTGGTCACCCTCGTCTTCACCAGAAACTTTGCAGGTGAGACACTCAACCACTAGAGGGGGGTCACTGCAAAAGCTACATCAGCTGTTTGTCCTCACATCATTTCAGAACAAGGCGCTGTTTGTTACAGACTCTAGCAAAGGGTTATCAGGATTTTGGAACATGCACATAAACTGCACTGCAACATCCACACAACTCAATGTTCATTAGTTACACACGCAGAGCTTTTGTGTCTTCTTagacagaagacaaaaaagacattaaagtaGATAATGAGGCAGGCAAGACAaaggagaggagcagagagagaggactAGAAATGCtagagatgaaggaaaacagaccgGAGATATGAGGGATGAGACAGGCTGTTGGGCAGTGAAAGAGGAAGGTGTTTGGTTAGAAGGCAGAGTGGAAGCAATGAATCGGAGGGATGTTAGTTCATTGCTGAGTCAGGCTCTCTGCAGCATTTAACCAGCTGGGACTGAGCATTTAACTTTAGCAGCAGAACAATGTGGGTGGCCAGACAAGTTTAACTCCTTACAAGGTCAGCGTTGTGCCTTTTGTAGCTGTAATGTCacaagcaaaaataataaatgcttAAATTACAATTCTATTATTCAGAAAAACATCAACCccttattaaaaaaaagctgttaaaCCATTGATAAAATCATCTGCCACGGCACTACGTTCTAAATATCAAAAGTGGACTTGCTGTAACCCTGAGCTTTTTTGACTTGCACATAGTGGACACAgagctgacagactttcacaggAAAGGATGTTCTCACTCTGTCTGAGCCTGGCAGACGTCTCTCTCTTTTCAAAAAGCGGTGTGAGTCGGATCAGAGACACACAGCGCCTTGAATGAAAGATGAATGATTCTAAAAGATGCTCAGAGATACAGTTCTCATTAAGATGAGGAAGATACAAGATGTTTCCTCGAAAATATGAATGGGTTGCTGAAATGACCAAATTATTTAAGCACGTTATTCCTAAAATAGTCTGTTTTACATGTCTGCAGCATTTCACAGGGAATTGCTGTGGTTTTCACTCATGATATTCACGTGCATTTACAGAAATTTCAGGTATGTTTAGCTTTTTCCGTGTTCAAATAAGTGGCGGAGATAACATTGTTGAACTGTATCTGTTTGTCCAAAGTCTCACGTGTTATTTATTCAACTGGCCACATGCTGCCAACAAAATCTGAgaacaaaatgttgcaaataatGATGAGACCCACACTGtagcattctttttttttggctattACAATTATAGAAATTATGTTATGggataaatataaaaaatgtttagACTAGTTCTTTCTATCTCTGTTTTCCTCAGAGGAGTCCATATACTGTTACACACCACACAACTTCACCCGAGACCAGGCACTGTATGCGAGAGGCTACTGCTGGACGGAGCTTCGTGATGCTGCACCCGGAGTGGAGCCTAACCTTTGGCCTTCACTATTTGAACACAAGTTCCTGCCCTATGCCCTGCTGGCCTTCGCTGGAATCATGTACATTCCTGCTTTGGGCTGGGAGTTTCTCGCCTCGACTCGGCTCACTTCAGAGCTCAATTTCCTGCTTCAAGAGATTGATAACTGCTATCATCGAGCTGCTGAGGGCCGAGCCCCAAAGATCGAGAAGCAGATCCAGTCCAAGGGACCTGGCATAACTGAGCGGGAGAGGAGGGAGATCATAGAGAATGCAGAGAAGGAGAAGAGCCCCGAGCAGAACCTGTTCGAGAAATATTTGGAGAGACGGGGCCAAAGTAACTTTTTGGCGAAGCTTTACCTGGCACGCCACCTGGCAATTATCTGCCTCAGTTCCATCCCCATTTCCTACCTGAGCGCCTACTACGCCCGCCAGAGGCAGAATGAGTTCACCTGTGCGCTGGGTGAGCCCCCAGACATTAGCAGCTATGTAGAGCTGAAGCTCAGGGTTAACTGTAAGCTGCCTGCCGTGCAGCTGCAGCGCATCATGGCGGCGGTGGATATAGCTCTGCTGTGCACCATGAACCTCATCATCCTGGTTaatttgctgcatttgtttgtggTACGCAAGTCCAACTTTGTATTTGACAAACTGCACAAAGTTGGCATCAAAACACGCCGACGCTGGCAGAAGTCTCAGTTCTGCGATATCAACATCCTGGCAATGTTCTGCAACGAGAACAGGGACCACATCAAGTCACTCAACCGGCTGGACTTCATCACTAATGAGAGCGACCTCATGTATGACAATGTGGTCAGACAGCTGTTGGCTGCGCTTGCACAATCCAACCATGATGCTACACCCACTGTGAGGGACTCCGGGATACAAACGCTCGATCCCAACATGGATCCTTCTGATCTCGCTGTCGGAGAGATGGGAGGGGAGCCGCTGGTCATCAAAAGACCCCGGAAGAAGATTAAATGGATCCCATCCTCAAATCCTCTCCCTCAGTCATTTAAGGTAAGCCCTACAACAATCTGTCCGGTTTGACATTACTAAAAGCAAATTGAACCATCTAAGCTCAACTGGTTGTCAtctagaaacagaaaaacaccataAGAGCTTGTTCACTGGGGCAAAGCAAACTGAGTAACATTAACTCTTGATGAGAGCCTCTTTCTCTGAAGAGGCAGAGGAAGTGGCTCTCATTTTGAGCTTCTAAAACATGCAAAGCACTAATGCTATTTTACCGTTTTCCTTTTCCCACCTGTTTAAACTCTGATATAATGActtatttttgctttctgtccACTGTAAAGGAACCTCTAACTCTGACACGTTTGGAAAATAACACCAAACCTGAAAAACCCAAACCACTCAGACGCAAAACAGTGGCGGACAGTTTTATTGCACCACTTCTGGACAGCAAAGGCACACAACATCCTTCTACAAAAGGTATGCAGCACTCTGAATTAAACTgttttaatcaatatttttcatattataATGGATGACTGCGTGTAATGGGAAAGAAATTGCGGGTATCGACAGTGTTAGCATCACTGTATATTGTTTACCTCACTTTTAGAGACTGCAACAGACTGTTTTGGTTCGTTTTATTCTCTTTCATCTTGTCAGTATTGATGCAACAGGCTGCTCAAAAATGCTCTGATGAAGTCACTACAATCTGCCTGACTGCCATGAAACAGCAAATAGACACATTTAGACATGAGATagtgaaaataatgaaacaaaggCTAACATTCTGACCAGAAAATCATTTTCAAGAGTTTTAAGTCCACTGGTGCAATATTCTGCCTCATTGTCAGTctgactgtttgtttttattgcagattTAAGTGGGATAGAGAAAAAGCACACACGCAACTTCTCCCTGGACGTCCACCCGTACATGCTGACGATCCGTAAGCCCAAGGTGGAGGCCACAATCACAGAACCTCTACCCTCAGAGCACAACATGGATGCAGTGTACCTTGAAGGCACGCACACTATTGTTCACGTGTCTGGTGCCATTACAGGTATGCCTCATTATGCTCAGCACCGAATTCACTTGGACAATGTCTTCCTGCAGCTTATCATGTCTTGTTTGCACTTTCAGAGACTAAAGTGTGCTCTCCAGAGTCGACCAACACTGCCTTTTCTACTGTGACCCTGCCCACCACTTCGTATGTAAACGGAGTGAGCCCCAACCCTCCCTCCAGCGAGGATGCCCTCAGTCCCAAGTCCTCCCCTCCACAAGCGGAGCCTCTTGCCCCGATGGAAAACCCCGAGTCCCAGCCGCCGCCCCTGACCCGAGCCCCCACACACCAGCTGCTGAGTATACACCACACACTCTTTGAGGAAGACGAGGATGAGGAGAGCAGGAGGGGCCGTCTAGCAGCGAGGCCGGGGGAGCTCATCGCTGCTggagaatgttaaaaaaaaaaaaaagaagaagacgaagcaAAGCACAGACTGAGATTTCTTTCCCTGACACTGCACTCTACGCACACGACCCTCACGTGGATCACCTCCGACCAACAGCCGCCTCTACTCCAAGAATAACCTTCTGTGATGGGTGGATTCGGCCTACTCGACTGGCGAGGAAATGGCATGGAAAACTATTGTGGttgtgagaagaaaaaaagaagcaaaactgaactttggAGAGGttaaaaaaggcagaaatgtaTTTGCAAGCGTTGACCAGAGTATTTCTGTGGGAAATGATGTCACATTCATGTCTCAGGATGACTGTGTTCAGCTAAATCATCCACCAATGAAACCAGCAGTGATTATAATTCAGCAGGGTGCTACAGTGCAGGGTCAAACTAGCTATATCGAAAAAGGGAATAATGACACGATGGATGGCGATGAGAGACAAAGTGTGCTttctaataataatttttaagaATGGCAGACACTTTAGCGATGCGGGACTGCATTACGGCTTctaaacaaaatgtattttaaacacaTGATAACGCTTAGTCCCTTTATCCCAATAACCAAGTAGACAGGTAGCTCATGCAATACAGTCGTTGGGATCTGCACAATTAATATGCAAAAGATCACAATATATTTGTGGCAATAATGTATGCGCTTGCAGCATCATATTTCACGGAAAGCTATACATGTATAGACACTGTAGATGAGTCAGTGTTTGTGGGGTGTTTAAAATAGAACACATGGCTTGTCATCGCCCTTTCACCATCGCTTAGGAACATGTATCGGATCTTGACTATATTTGCACGTCATGAGTATTAGGGTAAATTGGCATATTTTATAAAGGGACAGCAGACTGAAAGAAACTGTCAGATGAGTGTCACAGATGAAGGACGTTGTTTGACATCcagttttacacaaaaaaaggTAGTTATGTTGATGTGTACGTAACGAGTTGAGCTGGTAAAACTATATGGCATTTTATGTTCTATTGGCTTCTCGTGGGAGTGCCATGATGTGAAGTGAATGAATTGATAAGTCAATATGAAGGAGTTTGTCATCTGCTGGTCTGACACAGGTCTGAATTTATGTCTGTAAATCTGCCCTGTTTCACATATTTTGCTAAGATCGGCTTCACCGcccaaaaaaagaacaagaagaaaaaaaggataaaaaacaaaacaaaaaaacaattgaaGGAATGAGTAGTTACAATAACTGGTCTGGTAATCTGTAGTAAA
This window of the Acanthochromis polyacanthus isolate Apoly-LR-REF ecotype Palm Island chromosome 8, KAUST_Apoly_ChrSc, whole genome shotgun sequence genome carries:
- the panx2 gene encoding pannexin-2; translated protein: MQNILDQNLDMATALLAGEKLKELILPGSSQDERGGALAGLMVQLKLELPFDRVVTIGTVIIPILLVTLVFTRNFAEESIYCYTPHNFTRDQALYARGYCWTELRDAAPGVEPNLWPSLFEHKFLPYALLAFAGIMYIPALGWEFLASTRLTSELNFLLQEIDNCYHRAAEGRAPKIEKQIQSKGPGITERERREIIENAEKEKSPEQNLFEKYLERRGQSNFLAKLYLARHLAIICLSSIPISYLSAYYARQRQNEFTCALGEPPDISSYVELKLRVNCKLPAVQLQRIMAAVDIALLCTMNLIILVNLLHLFVVRKSNFVFDKLHKVGIKTRRRWQKSQFCDINILAMFCNENRDHIKSLNRLDFITNESDLMYDNVVRQLLAALAQSNHDATPTVRDSGIQTLDPNMDPSDLAVGEMGGEPLVIKRPRKKIKWIPSSNPLPQSFKEPLTLTRLENNTKPEKPKPLRRKTVADSFIAPLLDSKGTQHPSTKDLSGIEKKHTRNFSLDVHPYMLTIRKPKVEATITEPLPSEHNMDAVYLEGTHTIVHVSGAITETKVCSPESTNTAFSTVTLPTTSYVNGVSPNPPSSEDALSPKSSPPQAEPLAPMENPESQPPPLTRAPTHQLLSIHHTLFEEDEDEESRRGRLAARPGELIAAGEC